In Pseudomonas sp. MM213, a genomic segment contains:
- a CDS encoding DUF4142 domain-containing protein, whose protein sequence is MSQMATRLCSTGFATLLGLCASSAFAQSPAEFINDASAKGMADIEASRLAHQKSESKEIKDFTIIVINDRTTANQHLAKIARQLDLPVAPREEVVDKAKALMPQVQEGDSFDQAYAASQVKTTQEAIEQLEQEAQSTDVPEIKAFAEETLPKLQNHLQMARALQADC, encoded by the coding sequence ATGAGCCAGATGGCCACCCGATTATGCAGCACCGGATTTGCCACGTTACTGGGCCTGTGTGCCAGCAGTGCCTTTGCCCAGTCCCCCGCCGAATTCATCAACGATGCCTCGGCCAAAGGCATGGCCGACATCGAAGCCAGTCGCCTGGCGCACCAGAAATCCGAATCCAAAGAGATCAAGGACTTCACCATCATCGTCATCAACGACCGCACCACTGCGAACCAGCACCTGGCGAAAATCGCCAGGCAACTGGATCTGCCGGTAGCGCCACGGGAAGAGGTGGTCGACAAGGCCAAAGCCTTGATGCCGCAAGTGCAGGAGGGCGATTCTTTTGATCAGGCATACGCCGCCAGCCAGGTGAAAACCACGCAGGAAGCCATCGAACAACTGGAGCAGGAGGCGCAGAGCACGGACGTACCGGAAATCAAAGCCTTCGCTGAAGAAACCCTGCCCAAACTGCAGAACCACCTGCAAATGGCCAGGGCGCTGCAAGCAGATTGCTGA
- the tam gene encoding trans-aconitate 2-methyltransferase has translation MSWSAKQYVAFEDERTRPARDLLAAIPPVEARSAIDIGCGPGNSTELLLERFTSATVRGVDSSTDMIEAARKRLPQVQFDTVDIGTWNESGPFDVIFANAVLQWLPDHANLLPALVSKLSPGGSLAIQMPDNLNEPSHRLMREVAADGPWASKLADAAGQRTEMASASDYYSMLRPHCARVDVWRTTYHHPLAGGASGVVEWFKGSGLRPFLEPLDDAEKAQYLKQYHTAIEQAYPTLSDGSVLLPFPRLFIVATR, from the coding sequence ATGAGTTGGTCCGCCAAGCAATACGTCGCTTTTGAAGATGAACGCACGCGCCCGGCCCGGGATCTGCTCGCGGCGATCCCGCCCGTTGAAGCACGCTCGGCCATCGACATCGGTTGCGGCCCCGGCAACTCGACCGAGCTGTTGCTGGAACGCTTCACCAGCGCCACGGTGCGCGGCGTCGACAGTTCGACCGACATGATCGAAGCCGCCCGCAAGCGCTTGCCGCAGGTGCAATTCGACACCGTGGATATCGGCACCTGGAACGAGAGCGGCCCGTTCGACGTGATCTTCGCCAATGCGGTGTTGCAGTGGCTGCCCGATCACGCGAATTTGCTGCCGGCTCTGGTGAGCAAGCTTTCTCCCGGTGGCAGCCTGGCGATTCAGATGCCCGACAACCTCAACGAACCGTCCCATCGCCTGATGCGCGAAGTCGCTGCCGATGGCCCGTGGGCCAGCAAATTGGCCGACGCCGCCGGGCAACGCACGGAAATGGCCAGTGCCAGCGACTATTACTCGATGCTGCGACCGCACTGCGCGCGCGTCGATGTGTGGCGCACCACCTACCATCATCCGCTGGCGGGCGGTGCGTCAGGCGTGGTCGAGTGGTTCAAGGGCAGCGGCTTGCGGCCGTTTCTCGAACCGCTGGATGACGCGGAAAAGGCGCAATACCTCAAGCAATATCACACCGCTATCGAACAGGCGTACCCGACGCTGAGCGATGGTTCGGTGCTGCTGCCATTCCCGCGATTGTTCATCGTCGCCACCCGCTAA
- a CDS encoding short-chain dehydrogenase — protein MNDYMALTSNADDLPTFYVNTTQPLHSLLSSARYRIGAVTQVLENLAMRGEIITDSVILSDFALLCSIPLRDGCDVMDVIARRMDTEK, from the coding sequence ATGAATGACTACATGGCTTTAACCAGCAACGCCGACGACCTCCCCACCTTCTACGTCAACACCACCCAACCGCTGCATTCCCTTCTCAGCTCCGCCCGCTACAGAATCGGCGCGGTAACGCAGGTCCTGGAAAACCTCGCGATGCGTGGTGAAATCATCACCGACTCGGTGATTCTCAGCGACTTCGCACTGCTCTGCTCCATACCGCTACGCGATGGCTGCGATGTGATGGATGTCATTGCGCGACGTATGGATACGGAAAAGTAG
- the ctaD gene encoding cytochrome c oxidase subunit I, with protein MAYAEQAETEALHEPKSFLTKYIWSQDHKVIAVQYSLTALFVGLIAVVLSGLMRMQIGFPGSLAFMDASAYYQAMTMHGMIMVIYLLTALFLGGFGNYLIPLMVGARDMVFPYVNMLSYWFYLLAVVVLLSSFFVPGGPTGSGWTLYPPQSITQGTPGVEWGIVLMLVSLAIFIVAATMGGLNYVTTVLQARTHGMTLFRMPLSVWGIFMASIMALLAFPALFVSAVMMLFDKLLGTSFFMPAIISLGQQLDHQGGSPILFQHLFWFFGHPEVYIVALPAFGLVSDLISTHARKNIFGYRMMVWAIIAIGVLSFVVWAHHMYVSGMNPYFGFFFAVTTLIIAVPTALKVYNWVLTLWHGDIHLTVPMLFALAFIVTFLVGGLTGLFLGNVIVDIPLSDTYFVVAHFHMVMGVAPVLVVFGGIYHWFPKVTGRLLNDTLGKLHFWITFLGTYAIFFPMHYLGFQGMPRRYYAYDNYAFIPQSAQELNAFITVVALTVGVSQLLFVFNLAWSTFKGKPAGGNPWGAASLEWQTPNTPPIHGNWGAKLPVVHRWAYDYSVPGIEQDFVPQTVSAEELEQMRQLSAGTRAADVKT; from the coding sequence ATGGCCTATGCGGAGCAAGCCGAAACAGAGGCACTGCACGAGCCGAAAAGTTTCCTGACCAAATACATCTGGAGTCAGGACCACAAGGTCATTGCCGTTCAATATTCCTTGACGGCGCTGTTCGTGGGTCTTATCGCCGTGGTGCTGTCCGGCTTGATGCGCATGCAGATCGGCTTCCCCGGCAGTTTGGCGTTCATGGACGCCAGTGCTTATTACCAGGCGATGACCATGCACGGCATGATCATGGTTATTTATTTGCTGACGGCCTTGTTTCTGGGGGGCTTCGGCAACTATCTGATCCCGCTGATGGTGGGCGCCCGCGACATGGTCTTCCCCTACGTCAACATGCTCAGCTACTGGTTTTACCTGTTGGCGGTCGTGGTGTTGCTCTCCAGTTTCTTTGTCCCGGGCGGCCCCACCGGTTCGGGCTGGACGCTCTATCCGCCACAGTCCATTACTCAGGGGACACCGGGAGTCGAGTGGGGCATCGTCCTGATGCTCGTCTCTCTGGCGATTTTTATTGTTGCCGCCACCATGGGCGGGTTGAACTACGTCACCACGGTGTTGCAGGCGCGCACCCACGGCATGACGTTGTTTCGCATGCCGCTCTCGGTGTGGGGAATCTTCATGGCCTCGATCATGGCCTTGCTGGCGTTCCCGGCGTTGTTTGTCAGCGCCGTCATGATGCTGTTCGACAAACTGTTGGGCACCAGTTTCTTTATGCCGGCGATCATCTCGCTGGGGCAGCAACTCGATCATCAAGGGGGCAGCCCCATCTTGTTCCAGCACCTGTTCTGGTTCTTTGGCCACCCGGAGGTCTACATCGTTGCGCTCCCGGCGTTTGGCCTGGTCTCGGACCTGATCAGCACCCATGCGCGGAAAAATATCTTCGGTTACCGAATGATGGTGTGGGCCATTATCGCGATTGGCGTACTCAGCTTTGTGGTCTGGGCGCACCATATGTATGTCAGCGGAATGAACCCGTACTTTGGCTTTTTCTTCGCCGTCACCACCTTGATCATCGCGGTGCCGACTGCATTGAAGGTATACAACTGGGTGCTGACCCTGTGGCACGGCGACATTCATCTGACCGTGCCGATGCTGTTTGCCCTGGCCTTTATCGTCACCTTCCTGGTCGGTGGCCTGACCGGGTTGTTTCTCGGCAATGTGATCGTGGACATTCCGCTCTCGGACACCTATTTCGTCGTCGCCCATTTCCATATGGTCATGGGCGTCGCGCCGGTACTGGTGGTGTTTGGCGGCATTTATCACTGGTTTCCGAAAGTCACCGGGCGCCTGTTGAATGACACGCTGGGCAAGTTGCATTTCTGGATTACCTTCCTGGGCACCTACGCCATCTTCTTCCCCATGCACTACCTGGGTTTCCAGGGCATGCCGCGCCGTTATTACGCTTATGACAACTACGCGTTCATCCCGCAGTCGGCGCAAGAGTTGAATGCTTTCATTACGGTGGTGGCCTTGACCGTCGGCGTTTCCCAGTTGCTGTTTGTGTTCAACCTGGCCTGGAGCACATTCAAGGGCAAGCCCGCTGGCGGCAACCCGTGGGGCGCGGCCAGCCTGGAGTGGCAAACGCCGAACACTCCGCCGATACACGGTAACTGGGGCGCGAAGCTGCCGGTCGTGCATCGTTGGGCCTATGACTACAGCGTTCCGGGGATCGAACAGGATTTCGTGCCGCAAACAGTCTCCGCCGAGGAGCTGGAGCAGATGCGGCAGCTCAGTGCCGGAACCCGGGCAGCGGACGTTAAAACATGA
- a CDS encoding KGG domain-containing protein has product MPNSRNSNSGSFANDRTKASEAGRKGGKTTTTTVDKEPLKPDMGRKGGQKSK; this is encoded by the coding sequence ATGCCTAACTCAAGAAACTCGAACTCGGGAAGTTTCGCCAACGATCGAACGAAGGCGTCTGAAGCCGGTCGCAAAGGTGGGAAAACGACCACCACGACTGTCGATAAAGAACCTTTGAAACCCGACATGGGCCGCAAAGGTGGCCAGAAATCCAAGTAG
- a CDS encoding sensor domain-containing protein → MATRNSAPSASYIDLLLDAVCAVDKQGRFVFVSAACERIFGYTPDELVGQPMIELVHPADRQRTLDAAREIMGGDPKLNFENRYVRKDGRVVHILWSARWSEVDQLRIAVARDITERKQAESRQAALYAISEAAHAAEDLLALFKRIHLIIGEWLPALNFSVALYDEHCAQLNFPYHVDDNEQQPEQPGTVTGRLCAEVIRSGQPILLTPNQENTPAGFEALVTGQHSPCWLGVPLNSQKGTIGALIVKSVAGGERYTEQDKELLQFVCAQVATAIERKQLHARLQRMAQYDQLTQLPNRELLRDRLKASLALAKSESGRMALLYVDLDRFKEVNDTHGHAVGDMLLQAVANRLKGCVRETDTVARIGGDEFVVLLHTIQASEDADSVAGKIRHILAQPLRLDGHSLNIQLSIGVAHFPEHGTEEKQLFRHADEAMYTAKRQHHLRLGA, encoded by the coding sequence ATGGCAACCAGAAATTCCGCGCCGTCGGCGAGTTACATCGATCTACTGCTGGACGCCGTTTGCGCGGTCGATAAACAGGGTCGCTTCGTTTTTGTCAGCGCGGCCTGCGAGCGCATTTTCGGCTACACGCCTGACGAGTTGGTCGGCCAGCCGATGATCGAACTGGTGCATCCCGCCGACCGCCAGCGCACCCTCGACGCCGCGCGGGAGATCATGGGCGGCGACCCCAAACTCAACTTCGAAAACCGCTACGTGCGCAAGGATGGCCGGGTGGTGCATATCCTGTGGTCCGCACGCTGGTCGGAAGTCGATCAACTGCGCATCGCCGTGGCCCGTGACATCACCGAACGCAAGCAGGCCGAGTCCCGACAAGCGGCGCTGTACGCGATCTCCGAAGCGGCCCACGCGGCGGAGGATTTGCTGGCGTTGTTCAAACGCATCCACCTGATCATCGGTGAATGGCTGCCGGCGCTGAACTTCTCCGTGGCGCTGTATGACGAGCATTGCGCGCAGCTCAATTTCCCTTACCACGTCGACGACAACGAGCAGCAACCCGAACAGCCTGGAACGGTGACCGGACGCTTGTGTGCCGAAGTGATCCGCAGCGGTCAACCGATCCTGCTGACCCCGAATCAGGAAAACACCCCCGCTGGATTCGAGGCGCTGGTCACGGGCCAGCATTCGCCATGCTGGCTGGGCGTGCCGTTGAACTCCCAGAAAGGCACCATCGGCGCGCTGATCGTCAAAAGCGTGGCGGGCGGCGAGCGCTACACCGAGCAAGACAAGGAACTGTTGCAGTTCGTGTGCGCCCAGGTCGCCACCGCCATCGAGCGCAAGCAGTTGCACGCCCGACTGCAGCGCATGGCCCAATACGATCAACTGACCCAACTGCCCAATCGCGAGTTGCTCCGGGACCGGCTGAAAGCCTCACTGGCACTGGCCAAGTCGGAAAGCGGGCGCATGGCGCTGTTGTACGTCGACCTCGACCGCTTCAAGGAAGTCAACGACACCCACGGCCATGCAGTCGGCGACATGCTGCTGCAAGCGGTCGCCAATCGTCTGAAAGGCTGCGTGCGGGAAACCGACACCGTGGCGCGCATCGGCGGCGATGAGTTCGTGGTGCTGCTGCACACCATTCAGGCCTCGGAAGATGCCGACAGCGTGGCGGGCAAAATCCGTCATATCCTGGCGCAACCGCTGCGGCTGGATGGGCACAGCCTGAACATTCAATTGAGCATCGGCGTCGCACATTTTCCCGAGCATGGCACGGAAGAAAAGCAATTGTTCCGCCATGCCGACGAGGCGATGTACACAGCCAAACGCCAGCATCACCTGCGACTCGGGGCCTGA
- a CDS encoding cytochrome c oxidase subunit II, whose translation MAMAIILVLIVIASVLFHLLAPWHAAPPASNWGSIDTTLFITLVISGIFFIAITVFMAVAVMRFRHKEGVRAAYQPENKRLEFWLIVVTSIGIAGMLAPGLVVYNDFIRVPKNAYELEVVAQQWQWAFRFPGQDGKLGKSDIKLVDSVNPLGLDPKDPVGQDDVIVRSNEVRLPVDQPVKVLLRSKDVLHNFYIPQIRSKMDMVPGMVSYFWFTPTVMGKYEVLCAEYCGVGHYNMRGNMIVVDQAAFAQWLGSQPTFAQTLTTAARPGRDSVLEKGRQLVEQYGCHACHSQDGSASLGPGWKGLYGRTEQLADGSSVQVDEAYLKESILDPKARLVQGYPPVMVAYTLKDDELAALIALIKSLGAGQPAEEPSTGDVSGSGDDLVAQGQRLAQSLGCLACHSVDGSKGIGPGWQGLYGKAETLADGTSIKVDEGYLKESVLNPAAKIVKGYAAVMPPFTPSDKELNALIAFIKSKANADAEASKAEPGKSP comes from the coding sequence ATGGCAATGGCAATTATTCTTGTCCTGATCGTTATTGCATCCGTGCTCTTCCATTTATTAGCGCCCTGGCATGCGGCACCACCCGCTTCCAATTGGGGTTCAATAGACACCACGCTGTTCATCACGCTGGTCATCAGCGGGATATTTTTCATCGCCATCACCGTGTTCATGGCGGTGGCCGTCATGCGTTTCCGTCACAAGGAGGGCGTCAGGGCCGCCTACCAGCCAGAAAATAAACGGTTGGAATTCTGGCTGATTGTCGTGACGTCGATCGGGATTGCCGGGATGTTGGCGCCGGGTCTTGTTGTTTATAACGATTTTATCCGGGTGCCAAAAAATGCGTATGAACTAGAGGTGGTCGCCCAGCAATGGCAATGGGCTTTTCGTTTTCCGGGCCAGGACGGGAAGTTGGGGAAGTCGGATATCAAGCTTGTTGATTCGGTCAATCCACTCGGTCTTGATCCCAAGGACCCTGTTGGGCAGGACGATGTAATAGTCAGAAGTAATGAAGTTCGTCTGCCGGTCGATCAACCGGTGAAAGTCTTGTTGCGCTCCAAAGATGTTCTGCACAATTTTTATATACCGCAGATTCGCAGCAAGATGGACATGGTGCCGGGAATGGTGTCGTACTTCTGGTTTACGCCAACTGTCATGGGCAAGTATGAAGTGCTGTGTGCCGAGTATTGCGGCGTCGGTCATTACAATATGCGCGGCAATATGATCGTGGTCGACCAGGCCGCCTTCGCGCAATGGCTGGGCAGCCAGCCGACCTTTGCGCAGACATTGACCACAGCCGCCAGGCCCGGTCGGGACAGCGTGCTGGAAAAAGGTCGCCAACTGGTCGAGCAATACGGCTGCCATGCCTGCCATAGCCAGGATGGCAGTGCCAGTCTCGGCCCGGGATGGAAGGGCTTGTACGGCCGCACCGAACAACTCGCCGATGGCAGCAGCGTGCAGGTCGATGAGGCTTACCTCAAAGAGTCGATCCTCGATCCGAAGGCCCGCCTGGTGCAAGGCTACCCGCCGGTGATGGTGGCCTATACTCTCAAGGATGATGAATTGGCTGCTCTCATCGCCCTGATCAAATCGCTGGGTGCCGGGCAGCCAGCCGAAGAACCGTCTACCGGCGACGTGTCGGGTTCAGGTGACGATCTGGTGGCGCAGGGACAGCGGCTGGCGCAGTCGCTCGGTTGTCTGGCCTGTCACAGTGTCGATGGCAGCAAGGGTATCGGCCCCGGTTGGCAGGGCCTGTATGGCAAGGCAGAAACCCTTGCCGACGGTACGAGCATCAAGGTCGATGAGGGCTATTTGAAAGAGTCGGTTCTCAATCCCGCTGCCAAAATCGTCAAGGGCTACGCAGCCGTTATGCCGCCCTTCACGCCGAGCGACAAGGAGCTGAACGCCCTGATCGCTTTTATCAAATCCAAAGCGAACGCTGACGCTGAAGCGAGCAAGGCTGAGCCAGGGAAATCGCCGTAA
- a CDS encoding inclusion body family protein has protein sequence MSRVTDVLVSIDTETILKNYPNISKNPAAPTLIDVNHVYMVTNQNNVVSGQAGGELNLKAQVGDLIRWRETSLSQSFETAVIFYKFVGNIGLDLISTPTPRKAVACVAVPNTSNPSVPSCQKVDNHYWSSETLSSGSVTYHFHFLIVDRECKIVGCCSWDPFITIRN, from the coding sequence ATGTCTCGAGTCACGGATGTACTGGTTTCCATTGACACCGAAACCATTCTGAAAAACTACCCGAACATCAGCAAAAACCCTGCTGCACCAACGCTGATCGACGTCAATCACGTGTACATGGTGACCAACCAGAACAACGTGGTGAGCGGCCAGGCCGGCGGCGAACTCAACTTGAAGGCCCAGGTGGGCGACCTGATTCGCTGGCGTGAAACCAGCCTGTCGCAGAGCTTCGAGACCGCAGTGATTTTCTACAAGTTCGTCGGCAATATCGGCCTCGACTTGATCTCCACACCCACGCCACGCAAGGCTGTCGCCTGCGTTGCCGTGCCCAACACCAGCAATCCATCGGTGCCCAGCTGCCAGAAAGTCGATAACCATTACTGGTCTTCGGAAACCCTGTCCAGCGGCAGCGTGACGTATCACTTCCACTTCCTGATCGTGGATCGCGAGTGCAAGATCGTCGGCTGCTGCTCGTGGGACCCGTTCATTACCATCCGCAACTGA
- a CDS encoding AidA/PixA family protein, with protein MTSEPIKSPSSSVATANNVLLIVDAESLLLRYPDPSLEADNPTPISDGFVFSINGSPEPQSTTNDSLITLTAGSNATFHIRGRTVSLLAEHSVVFYEMSVGDAGVLSTPELVVRGSLTVPAPDAENPTEPGTHQADDHYWACTRLAAGVEACELHFMLVDKNCEALGYFSWAVEVRVP; from the coding sequence ATGACTTCCGAACCGATCAAATCTCCTTCCTCAAGCGTCGCGACTGCCAACAATGTGTTGCTGATCGTCGATGCCGAATCACTGCTTCTACGCTACCCGGACCCGAGTCTTGAGGCGGACAATCCGACACCCATTTCCGATGGATTCGTCTTCAGCATCAACGGATCGCCAGAACCACAAAGTACAACAAATGACAGCCTGATCACGTTGACCGCTGGCAGCAATGCGACTTTCCATATCCGTGGAAGAACCGTCAGCTTGCTCGCTGAGCACAGCGTGGTGTTTTACGAGATGTCTGTGGGTGACGCCGGCGTATTGTCGACGCCGGAACTGGTGGTACGGGGCAGCCTGACAGTGCCAGCACCCGACGCTGAAAACCCGACTGAACCGGGCACTCACCAGGCCGATGATCATTATTGGGCATGCACCCGACTCGCCGCCGGAGTTGAGGCGTGTGAGCTGCATTTCATGCTGGTTGATAAAAACTGCGAGGCGTTGGGGTATTTCAGTTGGGCGGTTGAAGTAAGGGTGCCCTGA